A segment of the Frankineae bacterium MT45 genome:
GACCCGCGCAGCGAGCATGGCCTCGAGTTCACTCGGGTCGCCAGCGGCCTCGAGCAGCAACTGCGCCTCCTCCTCGGCGAAGACGCAGCCCGCCGCGCGCAGGTTCTCGACCAGCGCTGACGAGTCGGAACTACTCGTTGTCAGAGCGGTACCCGAGGTTCGGCGAGAGCCAGCGCTCGGCCTCGTCGACACTCCAGCCCTTGCGCTTGGCGTAGCTCTCCACCTGATCGCGGCCGAGCTGACCGATCACGAAGTACTGCGACTGCGGGTGCGAGAAGTAGAGGCCGCTCACCGATGCGCCCGGCCACATGGCCATGCTCTCGGTCAGCTCAATACCGGCGTTGGCCTTGACGTCAAGCAACTGCCAGATCGTCTGCTTCTCGGTGTGCTCCGGGCAGGCCGGGTACCCCGGCGCGGGCCGGATCCCGACGTACTGCTCCTTGATCAGGGACTCGTTGTCCAACGTCTCGTCCGGCTGATACGCCCAGAACTCGGTGCGGACCCGCTCGTGCAGGCGCTCCGCGAAGGCCTCGGCCAGGCGGTCGGCCAGCGACTCCAGCAGGATGGCGCTGTAGTCGTCCAGGGCCGCCTTGAACTCCTCGATCTTGGCCGCGCTACCGAGGCCGGCGGTCACCGCGAAGGCCCCGACATAGTCGCGCAGGCCGGTCGGCTTCGGAGCGATGAAGTCCGCCAGTGAACGGTGCGGCACGCCCGGGCGATGCTCGCTCTGCTGGCGCACCTGATGCAGCGTAGTCAGGACCTCGCGACGGGATTCATCCGTGTAAACCTCGATGTCGTCCTCGTCAACCTGGTTGGCCGGGAAGAGCCCGAAGACCCCGTTGGCGGTCAGCCACTTCTGCTCGATGATCGCGTCGAGCATCCGCTGAGCGTCGTCCCACAGCTTGCGCGCCGCCTCACCCGAGGCCGGGTTGTTGAGAATGTCAGGGAACTTGCCCTTCATCTCCCACGCGTTGAAGAACGGCTGCCAGTCGATGTAGCGGCGGAGCTCCGCGATCGAGTAGTCGTGGAGAGTCTTGACGAACTGGGTCGGCGTCGCAGGCGCGTGGTAATCATCGGTGTGCGCGTCCCGTACCTGCTGGGTGATCATCCGCGGACGGGGCGGGCGGTAATTGCTCCAGTCGATCGGCGTGCAGTCGGCGCGGGCATCAGCCAGTGGCAGCAGCACCTTGGCGTGGCTGCGGGCCGCATGCCGCTCGCGCAGCGCGTCGTAGTCGGTCTGCAACTCGGCCAGCAGCGCCGGTCGCTGGTCGTCCGACAGCAGCGCCGCCACCACCGGAACCGAGCGCGACGCATCCTTAACCCAGATGACCGGCCCGTGGTACTTCTTGTCGACCTTCACTGCGGTGTGGGCCCGTGACGTGGTGGCCCCACCGATCATCAGCGGGATCTCCAGCCCCTGCCGCTCCATCTCGGCCGCGAAGTTCACCATCTCGTCAAGCGAGGGAGTGATGAGGCCGGAGAGGCCAATCACGTCTGCGTCGTGCTCCTTGGCGGCGTCGAGGATCTTCTGCGCCGGCACCATGACGCCGAGGTCGATCACGTCGTAGTTGTTGCACTGCAGCACGACGCCGACGATGTTCTTGCCGATGTCGTGCACATCGCCCTTCACCGTCGCCATCACCACGGTGCCGTTGCTGCGCCCGGCGTCCTCGGGAGATTTACCCGCCTCTATAAAGGGAATCAGGTACGCGACGGCCTTCTTCATCACCCGCGCCGACTTGACCACCTGTGGCAGGAACATCTTGCCCGCACCGAAGAGATCACCGACGACGTTCATCCCGGCCATCAGCGGACCCTCGATGACCTCGATCGGTCGGCCACCGCGGGCCTCGATGAGCGCCCGCAGTTCCTCGGTGTCCACCTCGGCGTACTCGTCGATGCCTTTCACCAACGCGTGCGTGATGCGCTCGTCGACGGGGAGTTCACGCCACTCTTCATTGACCGTCTCGGCCTTCATACCGGCGCCGGCGAATTCGGAGGCGATCTCGAGCAGACGTTCGGTGGCGTCGGGGCGCCGGTTGAGGATGACGTCCTCGATGCGCTCCAGCAGTCGCGGATCCAATTGGTCGTAGACCACCAGTGCACCGGCGTTGACGATGCCCATGTCCATCCCAGCGGCGATCGCGTGGTACAGGAAGACCGCGTGAATCGCCTCCCGGACGGCGTTGTTGCCGCGGAAGGAGAAGGAGACATTGGAGACGCCGCCCGAGACCAGGGCGCCGGGCAGGTTCTGCTTGATCCAGCGGGTCGCCTCGATGAAATCGACGCCGTAGTTGGCGTGCTCCTCGATGCCGGTGGCGACCGCGAAGATGTTCGGATCGAAGATGATGTCCTCGGCCGGGAATCCGACCTCGTCGACCAGGATGCGGTAGGCCCGGGCGCAGATCTCCTTGCGACGCTCGAGGTTGTCGGCCTGTCCCTGTTCGTCGAAGGCCATCACCACGACGGCCGCGCCATATTTGCGGCAGATCGTGGCCTCGCGCCGGAACTTCTCCTCGCCCTCCTTCATGGAGATCGAGTTGACGATCGGCTTCCCCTGAACGCAGCGCAGCCCGGCCTCGATCACTTCGAACTTGGAGGAGTCGATCATCAGCGGAACACGGCTAATATCCGGCTCGCTGGCAATCAACTTGACGAAGCGGTCCATCGCGGCGACGCCGTCGATCATGCCCTCGTCCATGTTGATGTCGATGACCTGTGCGCCGCTCTCGACCTGCTGACGGGCTACCGAGAGCGCGGTGTTGTAGTCACCGTCGCGGATGAGGTTGCGGAAGCGGGCCGAGCCGGTGATGTTGGTGCGCTCGCCGACGTTGACGAAGAGCGATTCAGCAGTGATTGCCAGGGGTTCCAGGCCGGAGAGTCGGCAGGCCACGGCCGGCGTGGACGGGACGCGTGGGGCCAGGCCGGTGACCAGGGATGCGATCGCCGCAATGTGTGGCGGTGTGGTGCCGCAGCAGCCACCGAGCACGTTCACCAGCCCGCTCTCGGCGAACTCGCGCACGATCGCGGCTGTCTGGTCCGGTGACTCGTCGTACTCGCCGAAGGCATTCGGGAGCCCGGCGTTGGGGTAGCAGGAGATGAAGCAGTCGGCGACGCGGGCCAGTTCGGCCAGGTACGGGCGCATCTCGGCCGCTCCGAGCGCGCAGTTGAGGCCGACCAGCAGTGGCTTGGCGTGCCGCACCGAATTCCAGAACGCCTCGGTGACCTGTCCGGAGAGGGTCCGCCCGGAGGCGTCGGTGATGGTGCCCGAGATCATCAGAGGCCAGCGACGTCCGCGCTCTTCGAAGAGCGTCTCGACGGCGAAGATGGCGGCCTTGGCGTTGAGCGTGTCGAAGATCGTCTCAATGATGAGCACGTCGACTCCACCGTCGACGAGTCCGTTCGCCTGTTCCAGGTAGGCCTCGACGAGTTCCATGTAGGTGACGTTCCGCGCGCCCGGGTCGTTCACGTCCGGTGAGATCGACGCGGTGCGGTTGGTCGGGCCCAGGGTGCCGACCACGAAGCGCGGGCGGGTCGGGTCGGCAGCGGTCACCGCGTCGCACTCGGCGCGAGCCAGCCGCGCCGACTCGAAGTTGAGTTCGTAGGCGAGGTCCTCCATGCCGTAGTCGGCCAGCGAGATGCGCTGCGCGTTGAAGGTGTTCGTCTCGATCAGGTCGGAGCCGGCATCCAGGTACGCCCGGTGGATCGCGCTGACGGTCTCAGGCTGGGTGAGTGAGAGCAGGTCGTTGTTCCCAGCCAGGTCGCGGTCCCAGTCGGCGAATCGCTCTCCGCGGTATTCGGCTTCGCTGAAGGTGTGCCGCTGGATCATCGTGCCCATCGCGCCGTCAAGCATCAGGATGCGGGACTTCAGGGCCTCGGTGAGGGCGTCTGTGGCGTCCGGGCGAAGGGCGGGCGTTACCGGCACAATGGATCCTTGGGGCTCGGTCGAACGTAACTGGTCAAAGCCCAAGCATACTGAGGGTCGGCGACCGCAATTTCCGCTCGCGGGCCCGTCCGGAGCGGCCATCCCCGGCAACGCCGCCGGCATCGCCGAACGCTTGGAGGGGCTTCATGGCGAAACTGATCTACTCCACCCTCGCCTCGCTTGATGGATACGTGGTCGATGCGGAGGGCAGTTTCGCCTGGGCCACACCGGATGAGCAGGTGCACTCCTACGTCAACGACCTGGAGCGCGGCATCGGCACGCATCTCTACGGGCGTCGGATGTATGAGGTGATGGCGTACTGGGAGACGGCCGACCCTGGGCCGGGGAGCGAGGTTCCGGTCGCCATGCGGGAGTACGCGGGCATCTGGCGACAGGCCGAGAAGGTCGTCTACTCCCGCACGCTGGGAAGCGTCATGACGTCCCGAACGCGGCTCGAACCCGTCTTCGAGCCAAACGCGATCCGCGCCCTGAAGGGGAGCGCGACCGCCGACCTGAGCATCGGTGGCCCGACGCTCGCAGCCGAGGCGCTGCGAGCGGGTCTGGTCGACGAATGCCACCTCTTCGTGGTCCCGGTGCTCGTGGGTGGCGGAACGAAGGCCTTCCCGGATGGTCATCGGGTGGCGTTGGAGCTGCTTGGCGAGCGTTCCTTCCAAAATGGAACAACTCACCTGCACTACGCAATTCACCCCATCGCCGGGGCCTAGCGCGGCTAAGTTACCTGAGGCCCAGTTAGGCACTATCGTTCTCAGCGAACCCCGCTCAACTGCAATGTGAGAGACATGGAAGCCCGACCTGTTATCAATCAGCCCATCATCATCCGAGCCGATCTGGGCGACGAATTCTCCAGTCGCGTGGAGGACATGGGTGACGACTGGCTGACGATCGCCCAGCCGCTGGACCTCCCGGCTGAGCACACGCTGGTCGAGGGCGCTGAGTTCATGACGACCTGGCGGGCGGACAACGGGATCTACGTGCTGCCGTGCGAGTTGGTCACCATCCACCGCGACGGCGCGATGCACATGTGGGACGTGGCGATCACCGGCGAGGTCCGACGGGAACAGCGTCGGGCGTATGTGCGGGCGCGGGCCCGGGGCACGGTCACGATGAGCTGGCGCGGACGGGACAAGATCAGCCACGAGGTGACGGGCGCGCTGGAGGATCTGAGCGAGGCCTCGCTGCGTTTCATGTGCCGGGACCGCTCAGTCTCCGACGCCGACTTCCATGGCGTGCAGATCAAGACCCACCTCGAGACCGCGGAGAAGGCGTTTGATCTGCGATCTGAGGTACTCCGCGTGGAGCGGTCTGAGGTCGGCGAGCACTCCAGCGAGACCGGGCCGTGGAGCGTGTATCTGATCTTCAGCGACCCCGGCAAAGCCGCCGATGAGATCCGCCAGATCGTCTTCCGCGAGCAGTTGCGGCAGCGCAACGGCCGCTAGCCGTTGTCGTCGGGAGTGTGCTCGCTGACCGTGGAGCACCTCTGGGAGTGGCGCCCCACGGTCAGCTTGCCTCAGCCGGTGACGCGGGTCAGCCGGTCACCGCGGTGAGCGTCGGCAGGTAGCCGTACTGGTGCCCGAGGTAGTTCGGGTGAAAGACACCCTCGAGGTCGTCGGTTGCGCTGTTGATCCATGGCGTGGACGAGCAGATTCCGTGACCGGTGAAGGCCGGACGCGGATCGGCAAAGGTGGCAAAGCTCCCCACGGCGTTGACCGCGACCTTGATGACCTGGTCATCCAGGAAGTTCGACGCGTTGTTCATCTGGATCCGGTTCGTGTCGCCGCCCAGAATGCAGTTGCCGTTTAGTTGGTAGGGGAGTGGGTAGCCCATCACCACGAGCTTGGCCTGCGGCGCCTTCGCGTGGATCGCCTGGTAGGTCGACTCCAGCCGTGCGATGAGCGTCGAAGTACCGAATGCCTCGGCCGTAGCGACATCACTTGAGCAGTTGCCGAGGTTGTAGGCGCAGGCCTCGACCAGCGTCATGAAACCGGCATCGTTGGCCCCGACGGCGAGGGAGACGAGTCGAGTGGTCGGGTCCAGCAGCGCGATCTCGTCGGAGACATTGAGGGAGGCGGTGGAGGTCTTGCCGAAGGCTCCGGCCTGGCCGTCGGTGTGCGCACCCGAGCAGGCGAGCATCTGGCCGGCCGGCAGGGAGTAGGTCGACGAGTGAGCCGCCGCCCAGAGGGGGCCGTAGGCGATCGTGCTCCGCTTGCAATCGGACGGGTTGGACGCGTTGAAGACGGCGCTGCCCTGCGGCCCGGTGCCGGTACCGACTCCGGCGGCGGTGGAGTCACCGAGGACGGCGTAGATCAGCGGGGTTGTGGCGTGGGCTGTGCTGGTTCCGGTGAGTAGTGGAACCACAAGCGCGGCGAGCGCCGTGAGGACGGTGCCGAGTCGGCGGGAGAGTTGCATTCTTGCCTCCGAGAGAGCTGTGCGGGATGGCGTGCTGGACTGGTTCGTAGACCATTTACATACACCTGCGTTCGTGTATGTAAATATAGATACACGTACGCACGTGTATGTGCAAGGATTGTGGAGAGACGCCGGTGTGTTCTGAGGCACCGAGACGACAACAACCGAGGAGGTGTCCGTGCGGCAGACCCATGCCGAACGCAATGCCGCCACTCGCAAGGCGTTGCTGGAGGCGACTGCCCGCGGCCTGGCCCACGGCGGCTACAGCACGCTGTCGATCGAGGCCGTGGCCCGCGAGGCCGGCTATTCGCGTGGCGCGGTGTATCACCAGTTCGCCGACAAGGAGGCACTCGTCATAGCGGCGGTGCAGCAGGCCGAGAAGTCCTGGCGGCGCGAGGTTGGCGTCCCCGCGGCAGCCGAGAGCGAACCGGTGGCCGCCCTCGTCAAGCTGGCTCGCGGTCATGCCGTCTACTGCCGGCGGGACGTCGCGCGCCTACTCATCACGCTGCGCGTCGAGTTCTTCGAGGTGGATCATCCGGTTGGCCAGGTGGTCGCCTCGATTCTTGACTCCGGGATCGCCTTCATCACGTCGTTGGTCGCGGCCGGACGGGCCAACGGCAGCATTCCGACCGGCCCTCCGGATCGCATGCTGGCCCTCGCGTACTACGGAGCCCTTGAGGGAACGGCCATCCATCTCAGTCATGAACCGGGCATAGAGTCGTTCGACGAACTACTGGCCGAACGCGCCGTGCTAGGCGTTCTGGGGATTCCAGCGGCCTGACCGCGATCGGGCTCCACCAATATGCAACTTATGGTTGCGCAATGCCGTCAACCCGTACTACCGTGATGTGCAACCAACCGTTGCAGAAAGTAGGGGATCATGGAGTACGGAAACATCGAACGCGAATTCCACGTCGACGCCTCACCCGAGGTGGTCTTCGACGTCATCAGCAACCCCATCCACGTCCGGCAGTGGTGGGGAGCCGACTCGGACTTCGAGGCGACACCCGGGCACAGCGGCGAACTGGTCTGGGGGAGTGAGGAAGCACCCCGGCAACACGTCACGCCCTTCACTGTGGTCGACGCCGAACCACCTCGACTCTTCTCCTTTCGCTGGGCCTATGCCGACACGGCGGCGGCGACACTTGCGAACTCGCTGCTCGTCACCTTCGAGCTGGCACCCTCCGGTGCCGGGACGACTGTTCGCCTGACCGAATCCGGCTTCCGCGAGATGGGCTGGGAGGCAGCACTCCTCGAGCACAACTACAACGACCACGTCCAGGGCTGGACCACTTACCTCGCCGCGCTGGCCGAATACGCCGCCGGGGTCGTCGCGTCCCGATGACACTCGCCATCAACGACGAGCTCTGGTCGGCCATCGGTGACCCGACACGGCGAAGGATGCTCGACCTGCTCCTCACCGATGGTGACGCGACGGCGACCACTCTCAGCGATCAGCTGCCGGTGACCCGGCAGGCCGTCGCCAAACATCTCACCGTTCTCGGACGGGTCGGACTGGTCCATGTGACGCCGGCCGGACGCGAAATGCGCTACCGGGTGGATGACCTGCAGCTGGCCCGAGCGGTGGCTCAACTCAACTCGGTCGGCGCGATGTGGGATGCCCGGCTGCGGCGCATCAAGACGATCGCTGAGGCAATTCAACGCGAATCAGAGAAGTAGCACCTCAAGAGATCATTGGAGAGTTTCATGAATAGCACGAGTTTTACTACTAGTTGGACCGTCGACCAGTCACCGCAGGAGGTGTATGACGCCATCAACAACGTGCGGGGCTGGTGGTCGGGGGAGATCGATGGTGGCACTGACAGCCTCGGCGACGTATTCACCTACCGCTACGAGGACATCCATCGCAGCAAGCAGCAGGTCAGCGAACTGGTGCCCGGGAAGCGGGTGGCCTGGAGGATCCTGGACGGCTACCTCAGCTTCACCGAGGAGAAGTCCGAGTGGACCGGCACCGAGGTGGTCTTCGAGATCGCCGAAGTCGACGGCAAGACCGAACTACGTTTCACTCACGTCGGCCTGGTGCCAGAGTTCGAGTGCTACCAACAGTGCTTCAACGGCTGGAGCTTCTATATCAATGAGAGCCTGCGCAGCCTGGTGACGACCGGGCGAGGAGCGCCCAACCCGAAGGAGTAGACAACCGGTGTCTCGGCCGCCGTCGGCCTCTACAGGCGGACGGCGGCCAGCTTGGCCGGATTGCGGACGCAGTAGATCGCGGTGACCCGTCGGTCGCGGACCTCCACCGAGGTGAGCTGATCCAGGGTTCCGTCGATGATCACCATGGCCGTGTTCATGCCGTTGTAGATCCCGGCGCGGATCTCCATCTCGCCCATCCCTTCGCCCTTGGTGAGCAGGCCGACGAGCAGCCGGGCGACCTTGTCGGCTCCGGTGACGGGGCGGCGGACCGCGTTGACGACTCCACCACCGTCGGCGATGAAGACAACGTCGGGGGCAAGCACGTCCATCAGGGCCTGCACGTCGCCGGTCGCTGCGGCGTAGGCACACTGCTCCGCCACGGCGCGGGCGTCCAGGGGAGAGGCGAATGTCCCCAGGACCTCCGCCCGTCGGGCCCGCACCTGCTCCCGTGCCCGCTGGTTGAGTTGTCGCGCCGCCTCCTCGGAGCGGCCGATAGCCGACGCGATCTCGGCGAAGGAGAACTCGAACACCTCGCGCAGCACGAAGACCGCCCGCTGGGCCGGCGTCAGCGTCTCCAGCACGAGCAGCATCGCCGTCGTGACGGCCTCACCGGTGAGGACGTGGTCAAGGCCATCACCAGGACCCCGCCCGTCGGTGGCCAGTGGCTCCGGCAGCCAGGGGCCGACGTACTCTTCGCGCCGTCTAGACCGCAGACGCAGCACCGCCAGCGCCTGCCTGGTGACGATCTGCACCAGGTAGGCCCGCGGGTGATCGATGCGGCTCATGTCCACGTTTCGCCACTTGAGGTAGCTGTCCTGCAGCACGTCCTCGGTGTCGCTGACCGAGGCGAGGATTTCGTATGCGATCGAGAAGAGCAGTGGACGGTGCCGGGTGAACTCGCTGTCGAGCGAGGTCGATTCAGTCATCTCGGTCCGGGTACCCACGCGTAGACCGTAGTGCGTGATCCGAATTTGGCGTACCGGGTGATCGATTCCTTCGACCAGGCGGCGGCTCGCCCGCCGATGTACCAGCGACGGAGGCTGCCATCGCGCTTGCTCGCCTGAATCAGACCCTCGCCGCGACCCAGGCTCACCGCCTGACCCACATACCCCATCGAGTACTTCTTCAGCCTTCGCTCCTTGACCATTCGGGCCAGAGTTGCTGCGGCGTAAGCGCCCTGCGGGGTCGCCGCGGCGCAGCACAACCGAGCGCCCGGCACGGCTGCGCAGTCGCCGACGACGAAGATCCGCTGATTGTTGACGCTGCGCAGGTACTCGTCGACCACCGCCCGGCCCTCGGCATTCACTGTCAACCCGCTCCGTGCGGCCAGGTCCGGAATCCCGGAGAGGATGCCCCAGAGCGTCAAGTCCGAGCGGAGTTCACGACCCGAGCGCAACTTCAGAACCCCTGGGAATGCCCCTGGTTTCGTTGATACTGCGGCCACACCGTCCTCCACCACCTCAACGCCGAGGCGGTCGAGGCTGCGGTGTACCCGCCGACGTGCACCCTCGGAGAGACTGGTCCCCACCTGCGGCGCGATGAGCCTGATCAACAGGTCGGGGCGAGCCTCAGCGAGTTCGGAGGCCGTTTCGATACCCGTGAGTCCGCCTCCGATGACCGTCACAGTCCCGCCGGCGGGGACACGCGTCAGACGAGTCCGAGCCTGCTCAGCGCCCTCCCACGTCCCGACTGCGACCGTGCCCGGCATCGGCGTGACACTGCTACCGACCGCGACAAACAGGTAGTCGAAGGGGACTGCTGCGCCGCCATCGAGAAGCACCCGCTCGTCGTCGATGCGCACCGCGGTGCCGACCACCGTGGTGATCGACTCGTGCAGCATCCGGTCGAGGGAGGTGGCGGCGGCGCCGGTGCCGGCCAGTTGCTCGTGCAGACGCACCCGTTCCACGAAGTCGGGACGGGGATTGATGACCGTGATCTCGGCGTCCGGGATCTTCCTGGCCGCCTTGTTCGCTGCGATTGTTCCGGCGTATCCCGCGCCGATGACGACGATCTTCATTTGGTTCTCCTCACTAGTCCGGCCTGCGCCGTGTTGGTCCGTGCTCGCCTCTCTGACATGGGATGCGGCTGCGGTCGGATTCGTGACGCGGGCGAGCTGAGATTGACGTCACTGCGTGCGTCCTGGCTCGCGTCGGAAGAGTTGGGGTGGGTCGTTTGGCAGGATGGGTCGATGGCGAATCGTGTGCTCGGCGTGACGATCGATTGTGCGGACCCACAGCGTTTGGCTGCGTTCTGGAGCGCGTTGCTCGATCGACCCGTCACTGACGAGCACGGTGACGACCCGGGCTGGGCAACGGTCGGCTCACGCGAGGATGCGGTCGGACGCCTCACCTTTCAACGGGTGAACGAACCCAACCGCGCGAAGGTCCGCTTGCACCTCGACGTTCAGGTAGACGACATCTCAGCCGGGCAGGCTCAGGTCGAGGCGCTCGGCGGAAGTTGGACGGGCGAGCGGCACGACTACACCGAAGGCGCCGTACAGGTCATGCAGGACCCAGAGGGGCACGAGTTCTGCATCGTCCAGTTCTTCAAGTGACGATCAGTCAGTCCGACGTCAGGATGACCAATTGCTGCGTCGCGCGGGTCATGGCGACGTAGCGATCGACCGCAGCGGTTAGTCCGTCACCATCGCCGCCGAATGACTCCGGATTCACCAGGACGACCAGATCGAACTCCAGGCCCTTCGCGAGCTCGGGGGTGAGCGAGCGGACCCGCGAGGTCGCGTCGAAGGTCGGATCACCGATAACACAGGCGATTCCGTCGACGTGCGTGGCTAGCCAGGTCTCCAGCGTCGTGCTCAGGTCGGACGTCGAGCCATGGACGACCGGCAGGCCGTTGCTGCGCACCGAGGTCGGGACGTTAGCGTCCGGGAGCGCTGCCCGGATGATCGGCTCGGCCGCGGCCATCACCTCGGCTGGCGTGCGGTAGTTGATGCTCAGCGACGCCAGTGTGACCCGCTCGAGGCCGGCTTCGGCCAGGCGCTCCATCCACGACTGCGTGAATCCGTGCCGGGCCTGCGCTCGGTCGCCGACGATCGTGAAACTGCGGGACGGGCAGCGTAGTAGCAGCATCTGCCATTCGGCGTCGGTGAGTTCCTGCGCCTCGTCGACCACGATGTGAGCAAATGGCCCGGAGAACTGGTCACTTGGCGCGACCGGCAACCCTGTTTCGTCGACCAGCGCGCCCTTCAGGTCGTCGCCTTTCAGCATCGACATGACGAGCAGTTCCGAGTCGTCGGCCGCGATCAGGTCCTCCACAACTCTGGCCATGCGAGCACCCTCGGCGGCTATCGTCGCCGCCCGTTCACTACGGCGTCGAGACGCGTCGGCGTCGCCGAGCCGCTGCCGGAGTGCGTCCAGCAGCGGCAGGTCGCTGAGCGTCCAGGCCCGAGGTTCTGCCCGCCGCAACAGTCGAATCTCGTCTCGCTCCAGCCAGGGCGCGCAGTGGCGCAGGTACGCCGGCACCGACCAGAGATCCGCCACTAGGTCGGTTGCCTGGAGCATCGGCCAGGCTCGGCTGAGGGCGCTGAGCAGCCCACGATTTCGTCGTAGAGACGCGCGCATCAACTCGGTCGACTCCGCTTCGTCCTGGTCGTCGCTAGCGGCGGCGTCGAAGCTCTCCATTAGCGTCGCGATCAATGCTTCGAGGATCTGCTCGCGCGCCTCGTTGTGCGGTGTACCGGGTTCAGGCGCTTCGAACGCATCGGCCCAATCCTCCGCGCTTAGCCTGAGGTCGCCCCACTCGGTGGCGACCGTTGTTCCGCTTGGCGGCGGTTCCTCGTAGAAGGCGACGGCCGTCTCCATGGCTCTGACCAGCTCCGCCGAGGACTTCAACCGCGCCACCGCCGGGTCGGTCTCGGCCGGCGCAGTGGCGCCCTCGGCGACGAGATCGCGCAGGGTGCAGGTCCGTACCCCCTCCTCGCCGAGGCTGGGCAGAACATCGTCGACGTACTCCAGGTACGGCTGATGCGGACCCACGAAGAGCACGCCGCCACGACGGTGGCCGAGTCTCGGATCCGAGTAGAGCAGGTAGGCGGTGCGGTGCAGCGCGACGACGGTCTTTCCGGTGCCGGGGCCGCCGTCTACGACGAGGGCGCCCCGCGAATCGGCCCGGATGATCGCGTCCTGGTCGGCCTGGATAGTGCCGAGGACGTCCCGCATGCGGGAGGAGCGGTTGGCGCCGAGGCTGGCGATGAAGGCGGACTGGTCGTCCAGAGCGAATGAGCGGTCTGCGCCGGCTAACCCGTCTGCGGTGAACACCTCGTCCCAGTAGTCGACGATCCGCCCGGCCGTCCAGTGGTATCGTCGCCGACTCACGAGACCCATGGGATGGGCATGGGTGGCGGCGAAGAACGGCTCGGCGGCCGGCGAACGCCAGTCGACGAGGAGGCGGCGCCCGTCGGAGTCGGTGAGGCCGAGGCGTCCGACGTACACAGGGTCGCCGCCGTCCTCGGCGACGATATTTCCGAGGCAGAGATCGAGGCCGAAGCGACGCAGGGTGCGCAACCGGGCAGTCAGGCGATGAACCTCTTGGTCCCGATCCAGCGCCTCCTGTCCGATGCCGCCCGGAGCGTGGAGTTCGACGTCCAGACGCCTCTCAAGTTCGGCGATCGTCAGTCGCATGGTCTCGGCGATCGCCGCAAAATGCTGCTCATCCGCCGCGATCAGCGCCGGATCGGCCTTGGGGGAGAGGTGCTCCGGCAGGTCGAAGACGCTGGTCTCGCTGCGGTTCAAATCATTGGCTCCGATCGAGGGTGTGGGCTGCAGGTTCACCGGCGACACCTGCCACGGCCGAGATTCTCCGGCAGTACCGGGGTCTTGCCGCAAGCCCCCCACTCGGCTATATGTTGAAAGGGGAGGAGAGCTGCGTCCTGTCGCGTCCTGCCCGGTCGATCGTGCAGTCCGTGGCAGGGTGGGTCCGTGAGTGACCCGACCCGACAGCTCCTTCATCCACTACTCGCCGCCAGGTGGAGCCCGACAACCTTCGATGACTCGGAGGAGATCGGCGAGGCCGAGGTTGAAGCGATCTTGGAGGCGGCTCGCTGGGCTCCGTCCGCCGGCAACTCCCAGCCGTGGGTCTTCATCTTGGGCCGCCGAGGGGACTCAGCTCACGCT
Coding sequences within it:
- a CDS encoding Uncharacterized conserved protein YndB, AHSA1/START domain yields the protein MEYGNIEREFHVDASPEVVFDVISNPIHVRQWWGADSDFEATPGHSGELVWGSEEAPRQHVTPFTVVDAEPPRLFSFRWAYADTAAATLANSLLVTFELAPSGAGTTVRLTESGFREMGWEAALLEHNYNDHVQGWTTYLAALAEYAAGVVASR
- a CDS encoding transcriptional regulator, TetR family gives rise to the protein MRQTHAERNAATRKALLEATARGLAHGGYSTLSIEAVAREAGYSRGAVYHQFADKEALVIAAVQQAEKSWRREVGVPAAAESEPVAALVKLARGHAVYCRRDVARLLITLRVEFFEVDHPVGQVVASILDSGIAFITSLVAAGRANGSIPTGPPDRMLALAYYGALEGTAIHLSHEPGIESFDELLAERAVLGVLGIPAA
- a CDS encoding methionine synthase (B12-dependent), giving the protein MPVTPALRPDATDALTEALKSRILMLDGAMGTMIQRHTFSEAEYRGERFADWDRDLAGNNDLLSLTQPETVSAIHRAYLDAGSDLIETNTFNAQRISLADYGMEDLAYELNFESARLARAECDAVTAADPTRPRFVVGTLGPTNRTASISPDVNDPGARNVTYMELVEAYLEQANGLVDGGVDVLIIETIFDTLNAKAAIFAVETLFEERGRRWPLMISGTITDASGRTLSGQVTEAFWNSVRHAKPLLVGLNCALGAAEMRPYLAELARVADCFISCYPNAGLPNAFGEYDESPDQTAAIVREFAESGLVNVLGGCCGTTPPHIAAIASLVTGLAPRVPSTPAVACRLSGLEPLAITAESLFVNVGERTNITGSARFRNLIRDGDYNTALSVARQQVESGAQVIDINMDEGMIDGVAAMDRFVKLIASEPDISRVPLMIDSSKFEVIEAGLRCVQGKPIVNSISMKEGEEKFRREATICRKYGAAVVVMAFDEQGQADNLERRKEICARAYRILVDEVGFPAEDIIFDPNIFAVATGIEEHANYGVDFIEATRWIKQNLPGALVSGGVSNVSFSFRGNNAVREAIHAVFLYHAIAAGMDMGIVNAGALVVYDQLDPRLLERIEDVILNRRPDATERLLEIASEFAGAGMKAETVNEEWRELPVDERITHALVKGIDEYAEVDTEELRALIEARGGRPIEVIEGPLMAGMNVVGDLFGAGKMFLPQVVKSARVMKKAVAYLIPFIEAGKSPEDAGRSNGTVVMATVKGDVHDIGKNIVGVVLQCNNYDVIDLGVMVPAQKILDAAKEHDADVIGLSGLITPSLDEMVNFAAEMERQGLEIPLMIGGATTSRAHTAVKVDKKYHGPVIWVKDASRSVPVVAALLSDDQRPALLAELQTDYDALRERHAARSHAKVLLPLADARADCTPIDWSNYRPPRPRMITQQVRDAHTDDYHAPATPTQFVKTLHDYSIAELRRYIDWQPFFNAWEMKGKFPDILNNPASGEAARKLWDDAQRMLDAIIEQKWLTANGVFGLFPANQVDEDDIEVYTDESRREVLTTLHQVRQQSEHRPGVPHRSLADFIAPKPTGLRDYVGAFAVTAGLGSAAKIEEFKAALDDYSAILLESLADRLAEAFAERLHERVRTEFWAYQPDETLDNESLIKEQYVGIRPAPGYPACPEHTEKQTIWQLLDVKANAGIELTESMAMWPGASVSGLYFSHPQSQYFVIGQLGRDQVESYAKRKGWSVDEAERWLSPNLGYRSDNE
- a CDS encoding Dihydrofolate reductase, coding for MAKLIYSTLASLDGYVVDAEGSFAWATPDEQVHSYVNDLERGIGTHLYGRRMYEVMAYWETADPGPGSEVPVAMREYAGIWRQAEKVVYSRTLGSVMTSRTRLEPVFEPNAIRALKGSATADLSIGGPTLAAEALRAGLVDECHLFVVPVLVGGGTKAFPDGHRVALELLGERSFQNGTTHLHYAIHPIAGA
- a CDS encoding GDSL-like Lipase/Acylhydrolase family protein, yielding MQLSRRLGTVLTALAALVVPLLTGTSTAHATTPLIYAVLGDSTAAGVGTGTGPQGSAVFNASNPSDCKRSTIAYGPLWAAAHSSTYSLPAGQMLACSGAHTDGQAGAFGKTSTASLNVSDEIALLDPTTRLVSLAVGANDAGFMTLVEACAYNLGNCSSDVATAEAFGTSTLIARLESTYQAIHAKAPQAKLVVMGYPLPYQLNGNCILGGDTNRIQMNNASNFLDDQVIKVAVNAVGSFATFADPRPAFTGHGICSSTPWINSATDDLEGVFHPNYLGHQYGYLPTLTAVTG